A stretch of the Ochrobactrum sp. BTU1 genome encodes the following:
- a CDS encoding TetR/AcrR family transcriptional regulator: MKPTDMLDIAVLPDRRATLSKGMNSAAVKPGQCMKRDFILCAAARVFYRDGFQGASIDLIASEAGVSRQTIYNHYRDKEALLAAVVDDAFDRMTASLFAVLATFPQSGENLEKALISFSIRMSRSCVYDSSTVFLRKLFQSDEDALPLKSDICSNRGPAQAVPAIAAHLARLALAGDLQIEDPDLAARHYLALINADIHYHLLTGQSVDDSIIEKSSINGVRTFLMAFGKRA; this comes from the coding sequence ATGAAACCTACTGACATGCTCGATATAGCCGTTCTGCCGGACAGACGTGCCACCCTTTCGAAAGGGATGAATTCTGCGGCAGTGAAACCGGGGCAATGCATGAAGCGCGACTTCATTCTTTGCGCTGCAGCCCGCGTCTTTTACCGCGATGGGTTTCAAGGTGCGAGCATAGATCTCATTGCCAGCGAAGCCGGAGTATCCCGTCAGACGATCTATAATCATTATCGCGACAAGGAAGCACTACTTGCTGCTGTCGTTGATGATGCCTTTGACCGGATGACTGCTAGCCTTTTTGCTGTTTTAGCCACTTTTCCGCAGTCGGGCGAAAATCTGGAAAAGGCTCTGATCTCATTTTCCATTAGGATGAGTCGTAGCTGCGTTTATGACTCTTCTACTGTTTTCCTTCGCAAACTTTTTCAATCCGACGAAGATGCTCTGCCGTTGAAAAGCGATATTTGCAGTAATCGCGGCCCTGCACAAGCCGTGCCAGCAATTGCCGCTCATCTGGCTCGCCTTGCGCTTGCAGGCGATTTGCAGATTGAGGATCCGGACCTCGCCGCTCGCCATTATCTGGCACTTATCAATGCTGACATTCACTACCACCTCCTGACAGGTCAAAGTGTGGATGATAGCATTATCGAGAAAAGCTCGATCAATGGTGTCCGGACGTTTCTGATGGCATTTGGCAAACGCGCTTAG
- a CDS encoding SspB family protein — protein sequence MVQDLIRYDILAQEALRGVIRKVLAEVASTGLPGNHHFFITFLTGAPGVRISSRLKEKYPEQMTIVLQHQFWDMVVTDQLFEIGLSFGDVPEKLTVPFSAIRGFYDPSVNFELEFDVSVVQPTSDNDEGSNISSIELISSEETPAKKPKSKPRKTAAEKEDAVAKENEASEGDDAESKPSADVVSLDSFRKK from the coding sequence ATGGTACAGGATTTGATCCGTTACGATATTTTGGCTCAGGAAGCCCTCCGCGGCGTCATTCGCAAGGTTCTTGCGGAGGTCGCGTCAACTGGCTTGCCTGGAAACCACCACTTCTTCATCACGTTCCTGACCGGAGCGCCTGGTGTGCGTATTTCATCGCGCCTCAAGGAAAAATACCCTGAGCAGATGACGATCGTGTTACAGCACCAGTTCTGGGACATGGTAGTGACAGACCAGCTTTTTGAGATCGGTCTGTCCTTCGGGGATGTCCCTGAAAAGCTCACAGTTCCGTTCTCGGCTATCCGCGGTTTTTACGATCCTTCCGTGAACTTCGAGCTGGAATTCGACGTGTCCGTCGTCCAGCCGACCAGTGACAATGACGAAGGCAGTAATATTTCTTCGATTGAGCTGATTTCTTCTGAAGAGACCCCGGCCAAAAAGCCGAAGTCAAAACCGCGCAAAACTGCTGCGGAAAAGGAAGATGCAGTCGCCAAGGAAAACGAAGCGTCAGAAGGCGATGATGCAGAATCCAAGCCATCTGCGGATGTCGTTTCGCTTGATTCTTTCCGCAAGAAGTAA
- a CDS encoding DUF4169 family protein, which translates to MSDIVNLRQFKKQKARQSKEQQAEQNRILHGRTKAEKEFAREETRKAEKFLSLNRLEPSKKPDDGE; encoded by the coding sequence ATGAGCGATATCGTCAATCTGCGCCAGTTCAAGAAACAGAAGGCTCGCCAGTCGAAAGAACAGCAGGCCGAGCAGAACCGTATTCTTCATGGACGCACGAAAGCCGAGAAAGAATTCGCGCGAGAAGAAACGCGAAAAGCTGAAAAATTCCTCTCCCTCAATCGGCTGGAGCCGAGCAAGAAACCGGATGATGGAGAGTGA
- a CDS encoding ribbon-helix-helix domain-containing protein encodes MSVSARLRKHSVSIRGHATSYTLEDPFYEIIEEIAQEREMAVAALIAEIDSQRDRMINLSSALRLHALEWLKAKLPVTN; translated from the coding sequence GTGAGTGTCTCTGCCCGGCTTCGCAAGCATTCCGTCAGCATTCGTGGACATGCCACCAGCTACACGCTGGAGGACCCTTTCTATGAAATCATAGAAGAGATAGCTCAAGAACGTGAGATGGCCGTTGCCGCTCTCATCGCGGAAATCGACAGTCAACGCGACCGAATGATAAATCTTTCATCAGCTTTGCGTCTTCATGCGCTTGAATGGCTTAAAGCCAAACTGCCAGTAACAAATTAA
- a CDS encoding AsmA family protein, with translation MGRIFVIVGGLLVLLLTAALVVPPFVDWSGYRAEFEREASQILGRPVHVTGDVSARLLPFPSVAFSDVRVGADAEHPVMTVDTFSMDAELMPFLRGQLLIFDMRVERPQATISLDKDGKVDWAIRPSTPLDPAKIKVERLSITDGKATLVDRASGRSHEATAINAVMSANSLAGPWNANGTLNIEGQKLALDLNSGEAKPDGSLRLRARISPEAVPASFETDGDITLDDGRLNYAGNFSLRSADAMAPAAKNQKAPIEKPFFSDLRVSGKFDANKSRFDASEFRMEQGPADNPYVVNGKALIDYGDTPRFEISADGQQIFWGPVDTQESQAEVQTIPIADRVAIARRILEQLPIPGMPGNVDLRLPAVIAGGTTIRSVTVSAEPDGNGWNIRQFAADLPGRTKVEAKGRLSVGRDFGFAGDMLVASRQPSGLASWLNETVDESIRKLDGVGFSGKVDLRDGMQSIDNLEIGLGKTTLKGSFLRQIAGSAEPAITLLLQGGSVDSNALRAFTGFFSDGHGMASLDGQALDIGFKAGPVQYEDMEAGSVDLAVRVHGGRFDFDRLMINDVAGTTLTATGTYEPFATAPSGSLDATLLSSDLSQFLTLAAHRHPQVPFFRSLSARADNYPGLFEDTEINIIANAVAPPSNVAASATAASKNAGKDKSARTKEANTKTPAKGGEASFSVTGKAGGMKLDLSGTTSGGSSDSDPMQMQLNGTASSPNGETVLALLGVPSLPLGLAGELTADLTMQGAPSAGMRTQLKLTAPDGNAVADGILSLVGGDIAASGKAQLKSADLQPFIATAGYTLPGFGEGLSADLSSDFQFAKGLLRFPNFAGKLGGDDISARIEANFSDSGLPQIKGEAKLASIELASLAGIMLGQDAIEPTKAGKGSVWPKNTFAVRPSLPLLMDMKLTAAQAHMDGFGTVSDFSTRLQKSIDGLTLGELTGNWAGGYLVGNVSLRNNDKTALLASDLKWSGAALQDFYHLPDGGIPLAGTVKAALSLNGSGTSVAELVSSLAGTGSADVENFAINGLDAASFPAMLTAADTLADQPTGATQIDAKQFVAIADKAVGQGQFIAGMTRFDFTVAGGIARLSPFSLNAGDTVLSGDLQFDLSTLALGGTGSLSFKNTDNAEADGAANLRYSIGGTYDAPSAQFDRQPLVQFLTQRALEREQERVEAMQASIVEKQQLRRQLDLLTSDEQERERVMQEEEARKKAEADARAEAQRRAEQMQNDGATIPVPSGGGAPLNGQNGQSLNDFLKSLEPSPDTQPSPQTQP, from the coding sequence TTGGGCCGCATATTCGTCATCGTGGGTGGATTGCTGGTGCTGCTTTTGACTGCAGCGCTCGTCGTGCCGCCATTTGTCGACTGGAGCGGCTATCGGGCCGAGTTCGAACGTGAGGCAAGCCAGATCCTTGGCCGGCCGGTTCACGTGACAGGCGATGTCAGTGCTCGATTGCTGCCGTTTCCTTCGGTGGCTTTCTCCGATGTGCGGGTGGGGGCGGATGCCGAACATCCGGTAATGACTGTCGATACCTTCTCGATGGATGCCGAACTGATGCCGTTTCTGCGCGGCCAGTTGCTGATTTTCGATATGCGCGTGGAGCGTCCGCAGGCAACAATTTCGCTTGATAAGGATGGCAAGGTTGATTGGGCAATTCGCCCGTCAACGCCGCTCGATCCGGCGAAGATCAAAGTTGAACGTCTTTCGATCACAGATGGCAAGGCGACACTGGTCGACAGAGCCAGTGGCCGTTCGCATGAAGCGACAGCGATTAATGCTGTTATGTCGGCCAATAGTCTTGCAGGTCCGTGGAATGCCAACGGTACGCTCAACATCGAAGGGCAAAAGCTCGCGCTCGATCTTAACAGTGGCGAAGCAAAGCCAGATGGTTCATTGCGTCTGCGCGCGCGTATTTCGCCCGAAGCTGTACCTGCATCGTTTGAAACCGACGGTGACATCACGCTTGATGATGGCCGGTTGAATTATGCCGGTAATTTCTCACTGCGCTCTGCTGATGCGATGGCACCTGCTGCCAAAAACCAGAAGGCTCCAATCGAGAAGCCATTCTTCAGCGATCTTCGCGTTAGTGGAAAATTCGATGCAAACAAGAGCCGTTTCGATGCGAGTGAGTTTCGCATGGAGCAGGGGCCTGCCGACAACCCTTATGTTGTGAACGGCAAGGCGCTGATTGATTACGGTGATACGCCGCGCTTTGAGATCAGCGCTGATGGCCAGCAGATTTTCTGGGGTCCGGTCGATACGCAAGAGAGCCAAGCGGAAGTGCAGACCATTCCGATTGCCGATCGAGTCGCGATTGCCCGGCGAATACTGGAGCAATTGCCGATACCCGGTATGCCTGGCAATGTCGATTTGCGTCTGCCTGCGGTAATTGCAGGTGGTACCACAATTCGTTCCGTAACCGTCAGTGCCGAGCCTGATGGCAATGGCTGGAATATCCGCCAGTTCGCAGCCGACCTTCCAGGTCGCACCAAGGTTGAAGCCAAGGGCAGGCTTTCAGTGGGACGCGATTTCGGGTTCGCGGGTGATATGCTTGTAGCCTCACGTCAGCCATCCGGTCTTGCTTCGTGGCTCAATGAAACAGTCGATGAATCGATCCGCAAACTCGATGGCGTCGGTTTTTCAGGCAAAGTCGATCTACGCGACGGAATGCAAAGCATCGATAATCTCGAAATCGGACTTGGCAAAACGACACTCAAGGGCAGTTTCCTGCGTCAGATAGCAGGTTCAGCTGAACCTGCTATCACTTTGCTCCTACAGGGTGGTTCTGTCGATAGCAATGCTTTACGGGCGTTTACTGGCTTTTTCTCGGACGGCCACGGCATGGCCTCGCTTGATGGACAGGCGCTTGATATCGGCTTTAAAGCAGGCCCAGTCCAATATGAGGATATGGAAGCAGGCAGCGTCGATCTTGCTGTACGCGTGCATGGTGGCCGTTTTGATTTTGATCGCTTGATGATCAATGACGTAGCGGGCACAACGCTCACTGCAACGGGAACTTATGAGCCTTTTGCGACTGCGCCATCTGGCTCGCTGGATGCGACCTTGTTGTCTTCCGATCTTTCGCAATTCCTGACTTTGGCTGCGCATCGCCATCCGCAGGTTCCGTTCTTCCGCTCGCTTTCAGCGCGCGCGGATAACTATCCGGGCCTGTTCGAAGACACTGAAATCAACATCATCGCAAATGCCGTTGCACCGCCCAGCAACGTTGCCGCATCGGCAACCGCCGCGAGCAAAAATGCGGGCAAGGATAAAAGCGCGCGCACCAAAGAAGCGAACACAAAGACACCAGCCAAGGGTGGAGAAGCCTCGTTCAGTGTGACTGGTAAAGCGGGCGGGATGAAGCTTGATCTATCCGGAACAACGAGTGGTGGCAGCTCCGACAGTGATCCGATGCAAATGCAGCTTAATGGTACAGCATCGTCGCCGAATGGCGAGACAGTGCTTGCATTGCTGGGAGTTCCATCTTTGCCACTTGGCCTTGCTGGTGAATTGACCGCTGATCTGACGATGCAGGGTGCACCAAGCGCTGGTATGCGTACTCAACTCAAGCTTACCGCGCCTGACGGTAACGCGGTCGCCGATGGTATTCTTTCATTGGTTGGCGGCGATATTGCTGCGAGCGGCAAGGCTCAGTTAAAATCGGCCGATTTGCAGCCCTTCATTGCGACGGCCGGTTACACGCTTCCTGGTTTTGGGGAAGGGCTTTCTGCCGACCTCTCGAGTGATTTTCAGTTCGCAAAAGGTTTGCTGCGCTTCCCAAATTTCGCAGGAAAACTTGGCGGCGATGACATCTCTGCACGCATAGAGGCGAATTTTTCTGACAGTGGTCTGCCGCAGATCAAGGGTGAAGCAAAGCTTGCATCAATTGAGCTGGCGAGCCTTGCTGGGATCATGCTTGGGCAGGATGCGATAGAACCGACAAAAGCGGGTAAAGGGTCTGTGTGGCCGAAAAATACTTTTGCTGTTCGACCGTCATTGCCTTTGCTCATGGACATGAAACTGACCGCAGCGCAGGCGCATATGGATGGATTTGGAACAGTCAGTGATTTTTCCACGCGGCTGCAAAAAAGCATTGATGGGCTCACGCTTGGTGAACTGACTGGAAATTGGGCTGGTGGCTATCTGGTTGGTAACGTTTCGCTGCGCAATAACGACAAGACTGCGCTGTTGGCCTCTGACCTCAAATGGAGTGGCGCAGCACTTCAGGACTTCTACCATCTGCCAGATGGTGGCATCCCGCTTGCCGGGACAGTGAAGGCCGCATTGTCGCTGAACGGTAGCGGCACAAGTGTCGCGGAGCTCGTGTCATCACTTGCGGGCACGGGAAGTGCAGATGTTGAAAACTTCGCCATCAACGGGCTTGATGCTGCTAGTTTCCCTGCGATGTTGACAGCAGCTGATACACTGGCAGATCAGCCTACAGGTGCCACGCAGATTGATGCGAAGCAGTTTGTGGCAATTGCCGATAAAGCAGTTGGCCAAGGGCAGTTTATTGCAGGCATGACCAGATTTGATTTCACCGTCGCCGGTGGCATCGCACGACTTTCGCCATTTAGTTTGAACGCCGGCGATACGGTGCTTTCTGGTGACTTGCAGTTTGATCTTTCCACGCTTGCTTTGGGTGGTACTGGCAGCTTGTCTTTCAAAAACACAGATAATGCGGAAGCTGATGGCGCTGCCAATTTGCGTTATTCAATCGGCGGCACTTATGACGCGCCTTCGGCTCAGTTTGACCGTCAGCCGCTGGTGCAATTCCTCACACAGCGTGCGCTTGAGCGTGAGCAGGAGCGCGTTGAAGCGATGCAGGCAAGCATCGTTGAAAAACAGCAGCTGCGTCGCCAACTTGATTTGCTTACTTCCGATGAACAGGAACGCGAGCGTGTGATGCAGGAAGAGGAGGCGCGCAAAAAAGCTGAAGCCGATGCACGGGCTGAGGCCCAACGCAGGGCTGAGCAAATGCAAAATGATGGCGCTACCATACCTGTGCCAAGTGGCGGCGGAGCACCTCTCAATGGCCAGAATGGCCAGTCGCTTAATGATTTCCTGAAGAGTCTAGAGCCTTCGCCAGATACGCAGCCCAGCCCACAAACTCAGCCTTAA
- a CDS encoding FAD-binding protein → MSLQNVVALQRNEEGIAAAVEILKQRFGERAQTGQAIREQHGHTTTYVPTQAPDIVIFAHNTQDVQEVVRICAEHKVPVIAFGAGSSLEGQVNAPAGGVSIDLTQMNRVLAVHAEDLDCVIEPGITRRELNEYLRDTGLFFPIDPGANATLGGMASTRASGTNAVRYGTMRENVLALKAVMPDGRLIETSKRVKKTAAGYDLTRLLIGSEGTLGIITELTLKLQGIPQAVSGGICPFPDVESACRAVIETIQMGIPVARIELVNKLQMEALILHSKLPYEAQPYLFVEFHGTETGVAEQAEIFGEIAAENGGGEFRWTNDPEERDRLWRARHDAYLASFLLRTGAKGVSTDVCVPISRLADCIAETEKDLAESALIAPIVGHVGDGNFHLLLLLDTDDASEMERAEDFMDRLVRRAIAMEGTCTGEHGIGQGKMKYLPMELGEATDYMRMIKKAIDPDNIMNPGKILIS, encoded by the coding sequence ATGTCGCTTCAGAATGTGGTTGCCCTTCAGCGTAATGAGGAGGGTATTGCTGCCGCAGTTGAAATCCTGAAACAGCGTTTTGGCGAACGCGCCCAGACCGGTCAGGCAATCCGCGAGCAGCATGGCCACACGACGACCTATGTGCCGACGCAGGCCCCTGACATTGTCATTTTTGCACATAATACGCAGGACGTGCAGGAAGTCGTCCGCATCTGTGCTGAGCATAAGGTTCCGGTGATTGCCTTTGGTGCTGGTTCCTCGCTTGAAGGTCAGGTGAATGCGCCTGCGGGTGGTGTTTCGATTGATCTAACACAGATGAACCGCGTTCTGGCTGTTCATGCGGAAGACCTGGATTGCGTTATTGAACCGGGGATCACACGTCGCGAACTCAACGAGTATCTGCGCGATACCGGGCTTTTCTTCCCGATTGATCCGGGTGCGAACGCAACACTCGGCGGTATGGCCTCGACGCGTGCTTCCGGCACCAATGCGGTGCGCTATGGCACCATGCGCGAAAACGTGCTGGCGCTCAAAGCTGTTATGCCGGATGGCCGTCTTATCGAAACGTCCAAGCGCGTGAAAAAGACAGCCGCTGGCTATGATCTGACACGCCTGTTGATCGGTTCGGAAGGAACGCTCGGTATCATCACCGAACTTACCTTGAAGCTCCAAGGTATCCCGCAAGCTGTTTCAGGCGGGATTTGCCCGTTTCCTGATGTTGAATCGGCTTGCCGCGCGGTGATTGAAACCATCCAGATGGGTATTCCGGTTGCGCGCATTGAGCTGGTCAACAAGCTTCAGATGGAAGCTCTGATCCTGCATTCCAAACTGCCCTATGAGGCCCAGCCATATCTGTTTGTCGAGTTCCACGGCACGGAAACCGGCGTCGCCGAACAGGCCGAAATCTTTGGCGAGATTGCCGCTGAAAATGGTGGCGGAGAATTCCGCTGGACCAATGATCCAGAAGAACGCGACCGGCTCTGGCGTGCACGGCATGATGCCTATCTTGCGTCCTTCCTTCTGCGCACGGGCGCCAAGGGCGTCTCAACTGACGTCTGCGTGCCGATTTCGCGGCTTGCCGACTGCATTGCCGAGACAGAAAAAGATTTGGCTGAAAGCGCTCTGATTGCTCCAATCGTTGGCCATGTTGGTGATGGTAATTTCCATCTTCTGCTTCTGCTCGATACCGATGATGCATCGGAGATGGAGCGCGCCGAAGATTTCATGGATCGTCTGGTCCGGCGTGCAATTGCTATGGAAGGTACCTGCACGGGCGAGCACGGCATCGGGCAGGGCAAGATGAAATACCTTCCCATGGAGCTTGGTGAGGCGACTGATTATATGCGGATGATCAAGAAAGCGATCGACCCGGATAACATTATGAACCCCGGGAAAATCCTGATTTCCTGA
- a CDS encoding heme-degrading domain-containing protein, with protein sequence MAQSDDIKQIIRQEQALIFTSFNENDAFSLGHRIRDLAVKQKLSVAIDISLWDRRLFFASTAGTTVDNSEWLRRKFNVVRRFHASSYRLVLEQNRDDKMFAAHKALDVADYALAGGGFPINVAGAGVIGTAIVSGLPQREDHNLVVRAIAEHLGQDPVALALPAA encoded by the coding sequence ATGGCTCAGAGCGACGATATCAAGCAGATTATCCGACAGGAACAGGCGTTGATTTTCACGTCTTTCAACGAAAATGATGCGTTTTCTCTTGGCCATCGCATTCGTGATCTGGCCGTGAAGCAAAAGCTTTCAGTTGCTATCGATATTTCGCTTTGGGATCGCCGTCTGTTCTTTGCATCTACTGCCGGAACGACTGTGGACAACAGCGAATGGCTGCGCCGAAAATTCAATGTCGTGCGCAGGTTTCATGCTTCGAGCTATCGCCTTGTTCTTGAACAGAACCGCGACGACAAGATGTTTGCGGCCCACAAGGCGCTTGATGTTGCCGATTATGCTCTCGCGGGTGGCGGTTTCCCGATCAATGTGGCGGGTGCAGGGGTGATTGGAACAGCAATTGTTTCAGGTCTGCCGCAGCGTGAGGATCACAACTTGGTTGTGCGGGCTATTGCGGAGCATCTCGGCCAAGACCCCGTCGCTCTGGCTTTGCCCGCAGCATAG
- a CDS encoding serine/threonine protein kinase — protein sequence MAQKPNIDVPAKGDRIPEFVETAVFKRDVFSETRAGYFAGDPETRIIRRVVSAAPWWSKPLAWILARREIRGLKTVRGIEGVPQLLFTDRDGLYRSWTDGTPLHLARPSDPKWYRTAHRILRDMRRMGVTHNDLAKPQNWLMTPEGEAAVIDFQLASVHRRRGAFYRLLAYEDFRHLIKQKRAFAADLMTPTEKRILARRSLPSRIWLATGKKVYNFITRGIFNWSDGEGTGDRIDNEGPAIMAALKSDPRVKDVALALYSLPAKGVGLYAFVETLDADEKSLRARLKGTKLELIQPVAHLPRRDDGTIRDDILRLIAMNQMTELDDLLSREPEMRGLVEALASHRLNFTDRRVTQLE from the coding sequence ATGGCTCAGAAACCGAATATTGATGTACCCGCAAAAGGCGACCGCATACCGGAGTTTGTGGAAACCGCCGTATTCAAGCGCGATGTTTTTTCCGAAACCCGCGCAGGCTATTTTGCAGGCGATCCGGAAACCCGCATCATTCGCCGCGTGGTCAGCGCAGCTCCATGGTGGTCGAAGCCGCTGGCATGGATTTTGGCGCGGCGTGAAATCCGCGGACTGAAAACAGTCCGTGGCATCGAAGGTGTTCCACAGCTTCTTTTTACTGATCGCGACGGCCTCTATCGTTCATGGACGGATGGCACACCGCTGCATCTTGCGCGGCCTTCCGATCCCAAATGGTATCGCACAGCGCATCGCATTCTGCGCGACATGCGCCGCATGGGCGTTACGCATAACGATCTTGCCAAGCCACAAAACTGGCTGATGACGCCGGAAGGCGAAGCAGCCGTCATCGATTTCCAATTGGCAAGCGTACATCGTCGTCGTGGCGCTTTCTATCGCCTGCTGGCCTATGAAGACTTCCGTCACCTTATCAAGCAGAAACGCGCCTTTGCTGCCGATCTGATGACACCGACCGAAAAGCGTATTCTCGCGCGGCGCTCGCTGCCATCGCGCATCTGGCTCGCGACCGGCAAAAAAGTCTACAACTTCATCACCCGCGGCATTTTCAACTGGTCGGATGGTGAAGGCACGGGCGACCGTATCGACAATGAAGGCCCAGCCATCATGGCGGCCCTCAAGTCTGATCCGCGTGTGAAAGACGTGGCGCTTGCGCTATATTCGCTGCCCGCCAAGGGCGTTGGTCTTTATGCCTTCGTTGAAACGTTGGATGCAGACGAAAAAAGTCTGCGTGCGCGGCTCAAGGGAACGAAGCTTGAACTCATCCAGCCGGTTGCACATCTGCCTCGACGTGATGACGGCACAATCCGTGACGACATCCTGCGCCTGATCGCCATGAACCAGATGACAGAGCTCGATGATTTGCTGAGCCGCGAGCCGGAAATGCGCGGATTGGTGGAAGCCCTTGCTTCGCACCGCCTCAATTTCACGGACCGGCGCGTCACTCAGCTTGAGTAA